From the Theobroma cacao cultivar B97-61/B2 chromosome 2, Criollo_cocoa_genome_V2, whole genome shotgun sequence genome, one window contains:
- the LOC18607945 gene encoding ABSCISIC ACID-INSENSITIVE 5-like protein 7: MGSHLNYKNFGDAPSMEGNGSKPLGNFPLARQSSIYSLTFDELQNTFGGLGKDFGSMNMDELLKNISTAEETQAVTTASVAGGEGSFSGGNLQRQGSLTLPRTLSQKTVDEVWRDLMKENDGAKDGSNGGGVGGGASLPQRQQTLGEMTLEEFLVRAGVVREDMQQIGMANNSGFFGNNTGVALGFQQTNRNNGFLSNNNSVLNHPPRLPLNMSGVKSSQPQQQQQQQQQQQPQQQQQQQPQPLFPKQQTVAFAPSMHLMNTAQLANPGVRGSMVGIGDPSMNSNLVQSTGLQSGGMGIVGLASPPSQISSDMIPNNSVDATSLSPVPYVFGRGRKCSAALEKVVERRQRRMIKNRESAARSRARKQAYTLELEAEVAKLKEMNQELQKKQEEMMEMQKNQMLETMSRPCKRHCLRRTLTGPW, encoded by the exons ATGGGATCTCATCTGAATTACAAGAACTTTGGTGATGCTCCAAGTATGGAAGGAAACGGGTCAAAGCCACTGGGGAATTTCCCATTGGCTAGGCAGTCATCTATATACTCATTGACCTTTGATGAGCTGCAGAACACCTTTGGTGGACTTGGGAAGGACTTTGGGTCAATGAACATGGATGAactcttgaaaaatatatcaacTGCTGAAGAGACTCAGGCTGTGACAACAGCTTCAGTTGCTGGAGGAGAAGGAAGTTTTTCTGGTGGGAATTTGCAGAGGCAAGGATCATTGACATTGCCGAGGACTCTGAGTCAGAAAACGGTTGATGAAGTATGGAGAGACttgatgaaagaaaatgatggTGCTAAAGACGGAAGTAATGGCGGTGGTGTTGGTGGAGGAGCAAGTTTACCACAGAGGCAACAGACTTTGGGAGAGATGACGTTGGAGGAATTCTTGGTGAGGGCAGGTGTTGTAAGAGAAGATATGCAACAGATTGGAATGGCAAACAATAGTGGATTCTTCGGTAACAACACTGGTGTAGCTCTCGGATTTCAACAGACAAATAGAAACAATGGCTTTTTGAGTAACAATAACTCAGTTCTCAATCATCCTCCAAGGTTACCATTGAACATGAGTGGAGTCAAATCCTCACAGCcacagcagcagcagcagcaacaacaacaacaacaaccacagcaacagcagcagcagcagccaCAACCACTCTTTCCCAAGCAACAAACAGTAGCATTTGCTCCTTCTATGCACTTAATGAACACTGCACAGCTTGCTAATCCAGGAGTTAGGGGTTCAATGGTTGGAATTGGTGACCCATCTATGAATAGTAATCTAGTTCAGTCTACCGGGCTGCAGAGTGGTGGGATGGGAATAGTTGGTTTAGCATCTCCTCCAAGCCAGATATCTTCAGATATGATTCCAAATAACAGCGTAGATGCCACTTCTTTGTCACCAGTTCCTTATGTATTTGGCCGGGGAAGAAAATGCAGTGCAGCTTTGGAGAAAGTAGTTGAGAGAAGGCAAAGGAGAATGATTAAGAACAGAGAGTCAGCTGCAAGATCACGAGCTCGCAAGCAG GCCTATACATTGGAACTTGAAGCTGAAGTTGCAAAACTTAAAGAAATGAACCAAGAATTGCAGAAGAAACAG GAAGAAATGATGGAAATGCAGAAAAATCAG ATGTTAGAGACAATGAGTCGACCGTGTAAAAGACACTGCTTGAGAAGAACGCTGACTGGTCCTTGGTAG
- the LOC18607941 gene encoding glycoprotein 3-alpha-L-fucosyltransferase A — MGILSNLRGSRTQQGLPLTDGSPPSASVSNKKKWSNLMPLVVALVVIAEVAFLCRLDMANNAAFFDSWPEMFYKSHPSGEVQVYSVENIGIEALGGDQNSVTESCEEWLEREDAVVYSRDFGKDPIWVSGAEQEWKTCAVSCKFGYDPSKKIDAAFGLPQPRGVASVLRSMESASYYSENNIAQARGRGYNIVMTTSLSSDVPVGYFSWAEYDIMAPVMPKTETAFAAAFISNCGARNFRLEALVGLEKANIKIDSYGGCHRNHDGRVDKVEALKRYKFSLTFENSNEEDYVTEKFFQSLVAGTVPVVVGAPNIEDFAPSPGSILHIKELEDVQSVAKRMKYLAENPDAYNQSLRWKYEGPSDSFKALVDMAAVHSSCRLCIHLATDIREKEEKSSDFKKRPCKCTRGSETVYHLYVRERGGFEMDSIFLRSGNLTLEALEASVLMKFKYLKHVPVWKDERPESIRGGDELKVYRIYPVGLTQRQALYTFKFKGDADLRSYIENNPCAKFEVIFV, encoded by the exons ATGGGTATTCTTTCAAATCTAAGAGGATCACGAACCCAACAAGGGTTGCCCTTAACTGATGGGTCGCCACCTTCTGCATCTGTttccaacaagaaaaaatggTCAAACTTGATGCCTTTAGTTGTGGCCCTTGTGGTCATAGCTGAAGTTGCGTTTCTTTGTCGTCTTGACATGGCAAACAACGCTGCCTTTTTCGATTCATGGCCTGAGATGTTCTATAAATCTCATCCTTCTGGTGAAGTACAGGTTTATAGCGTTGAAAATATTGGGATTGAAGCTTTGGGTGGTGACCAGAACTCCGTTACAGAGAGCTGTGAGGAGTGGCTCGAGAGAGAAGATGCCGTGGTTTATTCAAGAGATTTTGGCAAGGATCCCATCTGGGTTTCTGGTGCTGAGCAG GAGTGGAAAACTTGTGCTGTGAGTTGTAAGTTTGGGTATGATCCCAGTAAGAAAATTGATGCTGCCTTTGGTTTGCCTCAACCACGTGGAGTAGCTAGTGTGCTGCGCTCAATGGAATCAGCTTCATATTATTCAGAGAATAATATTGCTCAGGCACGAGG GAGGGGTTATAATATTGTAATGACAACTAGCCTCTCATCAGATGTTCCTGTTGGATATTTTTCATGGGCTGAGTATGATATCATGGCACCAGTGATGCCAAAGACTGAGACTGCTTTTGCAGCTGCTTTCATTTCTAACTGTGGTGCCCGCAACTTTCGTTTGGAAGCTCTTGTTGGGCTTGAAAAAGCTAATATCAAGATAGATTCTTATGGTGGTTGCCATAGAAATCATGATGGAAGAG TGGACAAAGTGGAAGCTCTGAAACGCTACAAGTTTAGCTTGACTTTTGAAAACTCCAATGAGGAGGATTATGTCACTGAAAAATTTTTCCAGTCTCTTGTTGCAG GAACTGTACCTGTGGTGGTTGGTGCACCAAATATTGAAGATTTTGCTCCTTCTCCTGGTTCAATTTTACATATTAAGGAATTGGAGGATGTTCAGTCAGTTGCAAAAAGAATGAAGTACCTTGCAGAAAACCCTGATGCATACAATCAATCATTAAG GTGGAAGTATGAAGGCCCATCTGATTCTTTCAAGGCCCTTGTGGATATGGCGGCGGTTCATTCATCATGCCGTCTGTGCATTCACTTGGCAACAGACATCcgggagaaagaagaaaagagctCTGACTTCAAGAAACGCCCCTGCAAGTGTACCAGAGGATCAGAAACCGTGTATCATTTATATGTAAGAGAGCGAGGGGGGTTTGAGATGGATTCTATTTTCTTGAG GTCTGGCAATTTGACTCTAGAAGCCTTGGAGGCTTCAGTGCTTATGAAGTTCAAGTATCTGAAACACGTGCCTGTTTGGAAGGATGAAAGACCAGAAAGCATAAGAGGAGGGGATGAACTAAAAGTATACAGAATATATCCTGTTGGGTTGACACAGAGACAGGCTTTATATACCTTCAAGTTCAAAGGGGATGCTGATCTTAGGAGTTATATTGAAAACAACCCTTGTGCTAAGTTTGAAGTCATATTTGTCTAG
- the LOC18607944 gene encoding pentatricopeptide repeat-containing protein At4g33990 — MFRLVPTYRVRHISKIFPLLQVRCPLFSAAANSLQGTSNGCEDNDKSIDFNHLFKSCTQLHLAKRLHALVLVSGKAQSIFISAKLVNLYAYLGDVSFSRRTFDQINEKDVYTWNAMVSAYVRSGRFQEAVDCFYQFFSTSGLRPDFYTFPPVLKACKNLPDGMRMHCLVLKLGFEWDVFVTASLVHMYTRFRIVGSARKLFDDMPVRDMGSWNAMISGYCQNGNAAEALEVLNEMRLERVMMDPVTIASILPICAQLDDILYGRLIHLYAIKSGLEFDLFVSNALINMYAKFGKLEHAQKVFDHMVVRDLVSWNSIIAAYEQNDDPHMALGLFYNMKLIGINPDYLTLVSLSSIVAQLSDSRKGKSVHGFVMRRGWFLKDVISGNSVVDMYAKLGIMDSAHAVFDVLPVKDVVSWNTLITGYAQNGLAGEAIEAYGMMQECKEITPNQATWVSILPAYSNVGALQQGMRVHGRLIKNSFYLDIFVGTCLIDMYGKCGKLDDAMSLFFEVPKMTSVPWNAIISCHGIHGHAEKALKLFREMREEGVKPDHVTFVSLLSACSHSGLVDEGQWCFHVMQEEYGIEPILKHYGCMVDLFGRAGHLEMAYNFIKNLPVKPDASVWGALLGACRIHGNIDLGTFASDRLFEVDSDNVGYYVLLSNIYANIGKWEGVDKVRAVARDKGLRKTPGWSSIEVSNKVDVFYTGNRSHPKCEEIFKELRSLTAKMKSLGYVPDYSFVLQDVEEDEKEHILMSHSERLAIAYGIISSPPKSPIRIFKNLRVCGDCHNATKFISQITDREIIVRDSNRFHHFKDGICSCGDYW, encoded by the exons ATGTTCAG ATTGGTGCCAACCTACAGAGTTAGGCatatttccaaaattttcccATTGCTTCAAGTGCGGTGCCCCTTGTTTTCAGCAGCTGCAAATTCTCTACAAGGTACTTCAAATGGATGTGAAGACAATGACAAATCAATTGATTTCAATCATCTGTTCAAATCCTGCACCCAATTGCACCTTGCGAAGCGCCTTCATGCCCTTGTTTTGGTTTCGGGAAAAGCTCAAAGCATCTTTATTTCAGCCAAGCTTGTTAATCTTTATGCTTACCTTGGCGATGTCTCATTCTCTCGTCGCACTTTTGATCAGATCAACGAAAAAGATGTCTATACCTGGAACGCAATGGTTTCTGCTTATGTTCGCAGTGGCCGTTTTCAGGAAGCTGTGGATTGTTTCTATCAGTTTTTCTCGACCTCAGGTCTTCGACCAGATTTCTATACTTTTCCTCCTGTTCTAAAAGCTTGTAAAAATCTACCTGATGGAATGAGGATGCATTGCTTGGTTCTAAAACTGGGTTTTGAATGGGATGTATTTGTTACTGCTTCCTTGGTTCATATGTATACCCGGTTTCGAATTGTAGGCTCTGCTCGTAAATTGTTTGATGATATGCCAGTACGAGATATGGGTTCTTGGAATGCAATGATTTCTGGATATTGTCAAAACGGCAATGCTGCAGAAGCATTAGAGGTTTTGAATGAGATGAGATTGGAAAGGGTAATGATGGATCCTGTTACTATAGCTAGCATTCTTCCTATTTGTGCACAATTAGATGATATTTTATACGGGAGGTTGATTCATTTATATGCTATAAAAAGTGGGTTGGAATTTGACTTGTTTGTGTCTAATGCATTGATTAACATGTATGCCAAGTTTGGTAAATTGGAGCATGCCCAGAAGGTTTTTGATCACATGGTGGTAAGGGATTTGGTGTCATGGAACTCAATAATTGCTGCCTATGAGCAGAATGATGATCCACATATGGCACTAGGTTTATTCTACAATATGAAACTAATTGGAATTAATCCTGATTATCTGACACTGGTGAGTTTATCTTCTATTGTTGCTCAGTTAAGTGATTCTCGGAAGGGTAAGTCTGTTCATGGATTCGTCATGAGGAGAGGTTGGTTTCTGAAGGATGTCATCTCTGGAAATTCAGTAGTGGACATGTATGCAAAATTGGGCATTATGGATTCTGCACATGCAGTTTTTGACGTCCTCCCAGTGAAAGATGTGGTATCTTGGAACACTTTGATCACTGGTTATGCTCAAAATGGTTTGGCAGGTGAGGCAATTGAAGCATATGGCATGATGCAAGAGTGCAAGGAGATAACGCCCAACCAAGCGACTTGGGTGAGCATTCTACCTGCTTATTCTAATGTAGGAGCCCTGCAACAGGGGATGAGAGTTCATGGACGGTTGATTAAGAACTCTTTCTATTTGGATATCTTCGTGGGAACCTGCCTGATCGACATGTATGGAAAATGTGGGAAATTAGATGATGCTATGTCCTTGTTCTTTGAAGTGCCCAAAATGACTTCTGTCCCCTGGAATGCCATAATATCATGTCATGGAATTCATGGGCATGCTGAGAAAGCTCTGAAGCTATTTAGAGAAATGCGAGAAGAGGGGGTGAAGCCAGACCATGTAACATTTGTATCTCTGCTTTCAGCTTGTAGCCATTCAGGTCTGGTTGATGAGGGTCAATGGTGCTTTCATGTGATGCAGGAAGAGTATGGAATTGAGCCTATTTTGAAGCATTATGGCTGCATGGTAGATTTGTTTGGTCGAGCTGGGCATCTGGAAATGgcatataattttataaaaaacttGCCAGTAAAGCCTGATGCATCTGTTTGGGGTGCCCTTCTTGGTGCTTGTAGAATACATGGAAACATTGACTTGGGCACCTTTGCTTCAGATCGCTTGTTTGAAGTGGATTCAGACAATGTTGGGTACTATGTTCTGTTGTCAAACATTTATGCAAATATTGGGAAATGGGAGGGAGTGGATAAAGTAAGAGCAGTGGCTAGAGATAAGGGATTGAGGAAGACTCCTGGATGGAGCTCAATCGAGGTGAGTAATAAGGTTGATGTCTTTTATACTGGAAATCGAAGCCATCCGAAATGTGAGGAGATATTCAAGGAGTTGAGGAGTTTGACTGCTAAAATGAAAAGCCTAGGCTATGTTCCAGACTACAGTTTTGTGTTGCAGGATGTTGAGGAGGACGAGAAGGAGCATATCCTTATGAGTCACAGTGAGAGACTGGCAATTGCATACGGAATTATCAGCAGTCCTCCTAAAAGTCCTATCCGAATATTCAAGAACCTGAGAGTTTGTGGTGATTGCCACAATGCGACCAAATTCATATCTCAAATTACTGATAGAGAGATCATCGTGAGGGATTCAAACCGTTTTCATCACTTCAAAGATGGGATTTGCTCTTGTGGGGACTATTGGTGA
- the LOC18607942 gene encoding uncharacterized protein LOC18607942 isoform X2 has translation MGDNLRCNFPFPAPFSDSQACVSELTRTNSDSSGCAVTIESFRDPTANARPGQSMVWTNEKHNLYLDFLEASFVKQLHCSISLHGCHLKEEIWGSYPTQKLPAKGHNSSDQISILQDGCCQKIDYESNDPLLDSTADSNQILGSPWIEHFRSAGKSSSSTFPVPTETAVLNDGIYLKSNSNVSYKSARSSQHHLIFHSCNQSLDCCTPDQNFADEDQGKKISCVSGAKRLKMTAMLGASSNSQVVPLGRLHSVDDSVISDTSTKRGKKKLLSEHPESFPCPKSDMCYFLRES, from the exons ATGGGGGATAATCTCCGGTGCAATTTTCCGTTTCCGGCTCCGTTTTCGGATTCCCAGGCTTGTGTAAGTGAGTTGACTAGGACGAACTCGGACTCCTCTGGCTGTGCTGTAACCATTGAGAGCTTCAGAGATCCTACTGCTAATGCAAGACCG GGTCAAAGTATGGTTTGGACAAATGAGAAGCACAACTTATATCTTGATTTCCTAGAAGCATCATTTGTTAAGCAGTTGCATTGTTCCATAAGTTTGCATGGCTGTCACTTAAAAGAGGAAATTTGGGGGTCATATCCAACCCAAAAACTTCCAGCCAAAGGACATAATTCTTCTGATCAG ATTTCGATTCTACAAGATGGCTGCTGCCAGAAGATAGACTATGAGAGCAATGACCCTTTGTTGGATAGCACTGCTGATTCTAACCAAATCCTGGGAAGTCCATGGATAGAACATTTTAGATCTGCAGGCAAAAGCAGCTCCTCAACATTTCCTGTTCCAACAGAAACTGCGGTTCTAAATGATGGAATCTACTTGAAAAGTAATTCGAACGTTTCTTACAAATCAGCAAGAAGCTCCCAACACCATCTGATATTTCATTCCTGCAATCAAAGTTTGGATTGCTGCACCCCTG ACCAGAATTTTGCGGATGAAGACCAAGGAAAAAAGATCAGCTGTGTGTCTGGGGCAAAACGCTTGAAGATGACGGCAATGCTTGGTGCTTCAAGCAACAGTCAA GTTGTGCCACTTGGAAGATTACATTCAGTAGATGACTCCGTCATCAGTGACACATCTacaaaaagagggaaaaagaaattgctGTCAGAGCATCCTGAGAGCTTCCCCTGTCCAAAGTCTGACATGTGTTACTTTCTAAGGGAGAGTTAA
- the LOC18607942 gene encoding uncharacterized protein LOC18607942 isoform X3: MGDNLRCNFPFPAPFSDSQACVSELTRTNSDSSGCAVTIESFRDPTANARPGQSMVWTNEKHNLYLDFLEASFVKQLHCSISLHGCHLKEEIWGSYPTQKLPAKGHNSSDQISILQDGCCQKIDYESNDPLLDSTADSNQILGSPWIEHFRSAGKSSSSTFPVPTETAVLNDGIYLKSNSNVSYKSARSSQHHLIFHSCNQSLDCCTPEVSDQNFADEDQGKKISCVSGAKRLKMTAMLGASSNSQVMLCHLEDYIQ; this comes from the exons ATGGGGGATAATCTCCGGTGCAATTTTCCGTTTCCGGCTCCGTTTTCGGATTCCCAGGCTTGTGTAAGTGAGTTGACTAGGACGAACTCGGACTCCTCTGGCTGTGCTGTAACCATTGAGAGCTTCAGAGATCCTACTGCTAATGCAAGACCG GGTCAAAGTATGGTTTGGACAAATGAGAAGCACAACTTATATCTTGATTTCCTAGAAGCATCATTTGTTAAGCAGTTGCATTGTTCCATAAGTTTGCATGGCTGTCACTTAAAAGAGGAAATTTGGGGGTCATATCCAACCCAAAAACTTCCAGCCAAAGGACATAATTCTTCTGATCAG ATTTCGATTCTACAAGATGGCTGCTGCCAGAAGATAGACTATGAGAGCAATGACCCTTTGTTGGATAGCACTGCTGATTCTAACCAAATCCTGGGAAGTCCATGGATAGAACATTTTAGATCTGCAGGCAAAAGCAGCTCCTCAACATTTCCTGTTCCAACAGAAACTGCGGTTCTAAATGATGGAATCTACTTGAAAAGTAATTCGAACGTTTCTTACAAATCAGCAAGAAGCTCCCAACACCATCTGATATTTCATTCCTGCAATCAAAGTTTGGATTGCTGCACCCCTG AGGTCTCAGACCAGAATTTTGCGGATGAAGACCAAGGAAAAAAGATCAGCTGTGTGTCTGGGGCAAAACGCTTGAAGATGACGGCAATGCTTGGTGCTTCAAGCAACAGTCAAGTAAT GTTGTGCCACTTGGAAGATTACATTCAGTAG
- the LOC18607940 gene encoding ferredoxin--nitrite reductase, chloroplastic, with product MSSFSVRFLAPQALQSTSSSRPKTWVLAAPTTAPASVEVDAGRLEPRVEERDGYFVLKEKFREGINPQEKVKIGKDPMKLFREGGIEGLAKMSMEEIDKDKTTKDDIDVRLKWLGLFHRRKHQYGRFMMRLKLPNGVTTSAQTRYLASVIRKYGKDGCADVTTRQNWQIRGVVLSDVPRILKGLEEIGLTSLQSGMDNVRNPVGNPLAGIDPEEIVDTRPYTNLLSQFITANSRGNPTITNLPRKWNVCVVGSHDLYEHPHINDLAYMPATKDGRFGFNLLVGGFFSPKRCEEAIPLDAWVSTDDVIPVCKAVLEAYRDLGSRGNRQRTRMMWLIDELGLEVFRSEIAKRMPQKELERASSEDLVQKQWERRDYLGVHPQKQEGFSYVGFHIPVGRVQADDMDELARLADTYGSGELRLTVEQNIIIPNVENWKLEALLNEPLLKDRFSPEPSILMKGLVACTGNQFCGQAIIETKARALKVTEEVERLVSVAQPVRMHWTGCPNSCGQVQVADIGFMGCMARDENGKPCEGADVFLGGRIGSDSHLGQLYKKAVPCKNLVPVVADILVEHFGAVRREREEAED from the exons ATGTCTTCTTTTTCAGTTCGTTTCCTTGCACCACAAGCATTGCAGTCTACTTCCTCTTCCAGGCCTAAAACCTGGGTTCTTGCCGCTCCGACGACGGCACCGGCATCGGTGGAAGTGGATGCAGGGAGGTTGGAGCCAAGAGTGGAAGAGAGAGATGGGTATTTTGTGTTGAAAGAGAAGTTTAGGGAAGGTATTAACCCTCAAGAGAAAGTGAAGATCGGGAAAGATCCCATGAAGCTTTTCAGGGAAGGAGGGATTGAAGGACTTGCTAAGATGTCAATGGAGGAGATTGATAAGGATAAGACTACAAAGGATGACATTGATGTCAGGCTTAAGTGGCTTGGTTTGTTCCATAGGAGGAAGCATCAGT ATGGTAGATTCATGATGAGACTGAAGCTACCAAATGGTGTAACAACAAGTGCTCAAACACGATATCTAGCTAGTGTGATAAGGAAATATGGAAAGGATGGGTGCGCTGACGTGACAACCAGGCAAAACTGGCAAATTCGGGGAGTGGTGCTGTCTGATGTGCCACGAATTCTCAAGGGTCTTGAAGAAATAGGCTTGACTAGTCTGCAGAGTGGCATGGACAATGTCAGAAACCCTGTTGGCAATCCTCTCGCTGGCATTGACCCAGAAGAGATTGTCGATACCCGTCCTTACACCAACTTGCTATCCCAATTCATTACCGCCAATTCCCGTGGCAATCCAACCATCACTAACTT GCCAAGGAAGTGGAATGTCTGTGTTGTGGGGTCTCATGATCTTTATGAACATCCCCACATCAATGATCTTGCTTACATGCCTGCCACAAAAGATGGACGTTTTGGGTTCAATTTGCTGGTAGGTGGGTTCTTCAGTCCCAAGCGATGCGAAGAGGCCATTCCTCTTGATGCTTGGGTTTCGACCGATGATGTGATCCCAGTGTGTAAAGCTGTGTTAGAAGCCTATAGGGATCTTGGCAGTAGAGGTAACAGACAAAGGACGAGAATGATGTGGTTGATTGATGAACTA GGCCTTGAAGTATTCAGATCAGAGATAGCCAAGAGAATGCCTCAAAAAGAGTTAGAAAGAGCATCTTCTGAAGATCTAGTTCAAAAGCAATGGGAAAGGAGAGACTATCTTGGTGTCCATCCACAGAAACAAGAAGGCTTTAGCTATGTTGGTTTTCACATTCCAGTTGGTCGAGTCCAAGCAGATGACATGGATGAATTAGCTCGGTTAGCCGACACATATGGCTCAGGCGAACTCAGGCTTACAGTGGAGCAAAACATCATAATTCCAAACGTTGAGAACTGGAAATTAGAAGCCTTGCTTAACGAGCCTCTATTGAAAGACAGGTTTTCACCGGAACCAAGTATTCTCATGAAAGGATTAGTGGCTTGCACTGGCAACCAATTCTGTGGACAAGCCATTATTGAGACAAAGGCTAGAGCCTTGAAGGTGACTGAGGAGGTGGAAAGGTTAGTGTCAGTGGCCCAGCCGGTAAGGATGCACTGGACGGGCTGCCCTAATTCCTGCGGACAGGTTCAAGTTGCTGATATTGGTTTCATGGGGTGCATGGCAAGGGATGAGAATGGGAAACCTTGCGAAGGGGCAGATGTGTTCCTGGGAGGGAGAATTGGTAGTGACTCGCATTTGGGACAACTTTATAAGAAGGCTGTTCCTTGTAAGAACTTGGTACCTGTAGTTGCTGACATATTGGTGGAACACTTCGGAGCTGTCCGAAGAGAGAGGGAAGAAGCGGAAGATTGA
- the LOC18607943 gene encoding uncharacterized protein LOC18607943, which produces MSRRYAPPPPPPPQPRHLYKQRSWSPDAERDEAWLRRKGSYGVGLRRSQSVTNDDLQELKGCIELGFGFEPDSPELDPKLSDTLPALPFYCAVNRQYSGRLSRSSSTSSIGSFNDAGSSSTIIDHGDDPETVKTRLRQWAQVVACSVRQFSGEPN; this is translated from the exons ATGTCGAGACGTTACGCGCCGCCTCCACCCCCTCCGCCACAACCAAGGCATTTATACAAGCAGCGATCGTGGTCCCCTGACGCGGAGCGAGACGAGGCGTGGCTCAGGCGGAAGGGAAGCTATGGCGTGGGGCTCCGTCGTAGCCAAAGCGTCACCAACGATGATTTGCAGGAGCTCAAAGGCTGTATCGAGTTAGGTTTCGGTTTCGAACCCGACTCGCCCGAACTGGATCCGAAACTATCCGATACTTTACCCGCTTTGCCATTTTACTGCGCCGTTAATCGTCAATATAGCGGTAGATTATCGAGGTCTTCATCCACTTCATCGATTGGATCCTTTAACGATGCTGGTAGCTCTAGCACGATAATTGATCATG GCGACGATCCGGAGACGGTTAAGACTAGGTTGCGGCAATGGGCGCAGGTGGTGGCATGTTCGGTGCGGCAGTTTTCAGGAGAACCAAATTGA
- the LOC18607942 gene encoding uncharacterized protein LOC18607942 isoform X1 produces MGDNLRCNFPFPAPFSDSQACVSELTRTNSDSSGCAVTIESFRDPTANARPGQSMVWTNEKHNLYLDFLEASFVKQLHCSISLHGCHLKEEIWGSYPTQKLPAKGHNSSDQISILQDGCCQKIDYESNDPLLDSTADSNQILGSPWIEHFRSAGKSSSSTFPVPTETAVLNDGIYLKSNSNVSYKSARSSQHHLIFHSCNQSLDCCTPEVSDQNFADEDQGKKISCVSGAKRLKMTAMLGASSNSQVVPLGRLHSVDDSVISDTSTKRGKKKLLSEHPESFPCPKSDMCYFLRES; encoded by the exons ATGGGGGATAATCTCCGGTGCAATTTTCCGTTTCCGGCTCCGTTTTCGGATTCCCAGGCTTGTGTAAGTGAGTTGACTAGGACGAACTCGGACTCCTCTGGCTGTGCTGTAACCATTGAGAGCTTCAGAGATCCTACTGCTAATGCAAGACCG GGTCAAAGTATGGTTTGGACAAATGAGAAGCACAACTTATATCTTGATTTCCTAGAAGCATCATTTGTTAAGCAGTTGCATTGTTCCATAAGTTTGCATGGCTGTCACTTAAAAGAGGAAATTTGGGGGTCATATCCAACCCAAAAACTTCCAGCCAAAGGACATAATTCTTCTGATCAG ATTTCGATTCTACAAGATGGCTGCTGCCAGAAGATAGACTATGAGAGCAATGACCCTTTGTTGGATAGCACTGCTGATTCTAACCAAATCCTGGGAAGTCCATGGATAGAACATTTTAGATCTGCAGGCAAAAGCAGCTCCTCAACATTTCCTGTTCCAACAGAAACTGCGGTTCTAAATGATGGAATCTACTTGAAAAGTAATTCGAACGTTTCTTACAAATCAGCAAGAAGCTCCCAACACCATCTGATATTTCATTCCTGCAATCAAAGTTTGGATTGCTGCACCCCTG AGGTCTCAGACCAGAATTTTGCGGATGAAGACCAAGGAAAAAAGATCAGCTGTGTGTCTGGGGCAAAACGCTTGAAGATGACGGCAATGCTTGGTGCTTCAAGCAACAGTCAA GTTGTGCCACTTGGAAGATTACATTCAGTAGATGACTCCGTCATCAGTGACACATCTacaaaaagagggaaaaagaaattgctGTCAGAGCATCCTGAGAGCTTCCCCTGTCCAAAGTCTGACATGTGTTACTTTCTAAGGGAGAGTTAA